The following are encoded in a window of Halosolutus halophilus genomic DNA:
- a CDS encoding enoyl-CoA hydratase/isomerase family protein, with product MADADRLSSDDLAVSVSEDELVVRATIDRPDRRNALNDGVIRGLIDVLAAADEGPTRVVVIRGAEGTFCSGGDLREFPIGQGTQAYRESFGALSGLVTQLQETSALTVAAVEGHCLAGGLGLATACEFVLASEDAEFGTPEVEVGLFPAQAMAPITRAASEKAALKLLFTGERVGADRAREMGLVTDVVESAAFEAELDDLVDTLAANSPVLIEMGKTAYYEQRDMEFGAALAYLREIIAMIAMSEETEEGIDAFLTDRDPEWRGR from the coding sequence ATGGCCGACGCTGACCGACTCTCGAGCGACGACCTCGCGGTGTCGGTCAGCGAGGACGAACTCGTGGTGAGGGCGACGATCGATCGCCCCGATCGACGTAACGCGCTCAACGACGGCGTCATCCGGGGCCTGATCGACGTCCTCGCGGCCGCCGACGAGGGCCCGACGCGCGTGGTCGTGATCCGGGGGGCCGAGGGAACGTTCTGCTCGGGGGGCGACCTGCGCGAGTTCCCGATCGGCCAGGGGACCCAGGCCTACCGGGAGAGTTTCGGCGCGCTTTCGGGGCTCGTCACGCAGTTACAGGAGACGAGCGCGCTCACTGTCGCCGCCGTCGAGGGCCACTGTCTGGCGGGCGGTCTCGGCCTCGCGACCGCCTGCGAGTTCGTCCTCGCGAGCGAGGACGCCGAGTTCGGCACGCCCGAGGTCGAGGTCGGTCTCTTTCCCGCGCAGGCGATGGCCCCGATCACCCGGGCGGCGAGCGAGAAAGCCGCGCTGAAGCTCCTGTTCACCGGCGAGCGCGTGGGGGCCGACCGGGCCCGCGAGATGGGGCTGGTGACCGACGTCGTCGAGTCGGCGGCGTTCGAGGCCGAACTCGACGACCTCGTCGACACGCTGGCGGCCAACAGCCCCGTCCTGATCGAGATGGGGAAGACGGCCTACTACGAGCAACGGGACATGGAGTTCGGGGCCGCACTGGCCTACCTCCGGGAGATCATCGCCATGATCGCGATGAGCGAGGAGACCGAGGAGGGGATCGACGCGTTCCTGACCGATCGCGACCCGGAGTGGCGAGGGCGATAG
- a CDS encoding PA domain-containing protein, with translation MSTTDPTDDDRNATDSRSRTAISRRSMLALLGVSGTGVIPYASRAHPSTGVTDDYDGELEHRLDDVVRDPSQPLIEQDAGTNDVVSDGPFADVTKNLAVAGRGERLLPNGTTDVWAHDGYAYLGTFNEPCGTGEGFGEDRLVDDLLGPGIPVFDVHNRNKPEYVGSIPSVEGSRINDVKVDEMNAGDILVHSNEPCDDGPGGFEVYNVDDPENPTHLASVRIDEINPISDALFGGVIDVGVHNLFLFQQGGRDYVSAVAETIFHNFQTWDITDPTDPQRVSAWGAEELFDDGVGEETEDVNRVLEAALWLLDGVGTSQNRFLHDVTVSDDGTRAYLANWDAGLVLHDISDPADPQVLSVAIDPTAGDGEVNSHQAWPSEDGNVVVETEEDFDPFALSFEITEGPNAGEYDAAEGNFTAPIADLPDQTLAGPTTYLGLACEPDGIPEATDDGEIAVILRGECRFDRKAEIAIDAGYDGMVVVNEPGDDSLTTMGGDPRDIPGLFVGHSTGLEIFDADSVADLEVGDTGASIEATVVPERWGNVRIWDYSDEENPVLASEFDTRCSADPTHEDCDPRGTYSVHNTIVEDDKAYFSWYSDGVLILDISDPYDPVETARYSPGGPEFEEQNGGIQDVWGIYKEPRKPWLYASDRNGGLYVLKEYGADSAKGGK, from the coding sequence ATGTCAACGACAGATCCAACGGACGACGACCGGAACGCGACCGACTCCCGCTCGAGAACCGCCATATCGCGCCGATCGATGCTCGCATTGCTCGGTGTCAGCGGGACCGGCGTGATACCGTATGCCAGCCGGGCCCACCCGTCGACGGGAGTGACCGACGACTACGACGGGGAACTCGAACACAGGCTCGACGACGTGGTTCGGGACCCCAGTCAACCGCTCATCGAACAGGACGCGGGCACCAACGACGTCGTCAGCGACGGGCCGTTCGCCGACGTCACCAAGAACCTCGCCGTCGCGGGCCGCGGAGAGCGGCTGCTCCCGAACGGGACGACGGACGTGTGGGCGCACGACGGCTACGCCTACCTCGGAACCTTCAACGAGCCGTGCGGTACCGGCGAAGGGTTCGGCGAGGATCGGCTCGTCGACGACCTGCTTGGCCCGGGAATTCCCGTCTTCGACGTCCACAACCGCAACAAGCCGGAGTACGTCGGGAGCATCCCGTCGGTCGAGGGGAGCCGGATCAACGACGTGAAAGTCGACGAGATGAACGCCGGTGATATCCTAGTCCACTCCAACGAGCCCTGTGACGACGGGCCGGGCGGCTTCGAGGTGTACAATGTCGACGACCCGGAGAATCCGACGCATTTGGCGTCGGTGCGTATCGATGAAATCAACCCGATCAGCGACGCTCTCTTCGGCGGAGTTATCGACGTCGGCGTACACAACCTTTTCCTGTTCCAGCAGGGGGGACGCGACTACGTGTCCGCGGTGGCCGAAACGATCTTTCACAACTTCCAGACGTGGGACATCACCGACCCCACCGACCCGCAGCGGGTGAGCGCCTGGGGTGCCGAGGAACTGTTCGACGACGGCGTCGGCGAGGAGACCGAGGACGTCAATCGGGTCCTGGAGGCCGCCCTCTGGCTGCTGGACGGGGTCGGCACCTCGCAAAACCGCTTCCTGCACGACGTCACGGTCAGCGACGACGGTACCCGCGCCTACCTCGCTAACTGGGACGCGGGGCTGGTGCTACACGACATCAGCGATCCGGCCGATCCGCAGGTACTCTCGGTCGCGATCGACCCCACAGCGGGCGACGGCGAGGTCAACAGCCACCAGGCGTGGCCGTCCGAGGACGGTAACGTCGTCGTCGAGACCGAGGAGGACTTCGACCCGTTCGCGCTCTCGTTCGAGATCACCGAGGGGCCGAACGCCGGCGAGTACGACGCGGCCGAAGGGAACTTCACCGCTCCGATCGCCGACCTGCCCGACCAGACGCTGGCCGGCCCCACGACCTACCTGGGGCTGGCGTGCGAACCCGACGGGATCCCCGAGGCAACCGACGACGGCGAAATCGCGGTCATCCTCCGCGGCGAGTGTCGCTTCGATCGCAAGGCCGAGATCGCGATCGACGCCGGCTACGATGGGATGGTGGTGGTCAACGAACCCGGTGACGATTCGCTGACCACCATGGGCGGCGATCCGCGCGACATCCCGGGCCTGTTCGTCGGTCACTCCACCGGCCTGGAGATCTTCGACGCTGACAGCGTCGCGGACCTCGAGGTCGGCGACACCGGCGCGAGTATCGAGGCGACGGTCGTACCCGAACGCTGGGGGAACGTACGTATCTGGGACTACTCCGACGAGGAGAACCCGGTGCTGGCCAGCGAGTTCGACACGCGCTGCAGCGCCGATCCGACCCACGAGGACTGCGATCCGCGAGGGACCTACTCGGTGCACAACACGATCGTCGAGGACGACAAGGCGTACTTCTCCTGGTACTCCGACGGCGTGCTCATCCTCGACATCAGCGACCCGTACGATCCGGTCGAGACCGCCCGGTACAGCCCCGGCGGTCCCGAGTTCGAGGAACAGAACGGCGGGATCCAGGACGTCTGGGGTATCTACAAGGAGCCTCGCAAGCCCTGGCTCTACGCCTCCGATCGGAACGGCGGCCTGTACGTCCTCAAGGAGTACGGCGCCGATTCCGCGAAGGGCGGGAAGTAA
- a CDS encoding SDR family oxidoreductase produces the protein MSFEQTPPTTEIFADDLLEGETALVTGGGTGIGRKLALAYADHGADVAIASRSMEHLDPVAEEIEDRGAAACATTVDVRNPDDVEDMVETVLDELGDCSILVNNAGANFLCPAENLSANGWRSVVGTILDGTANCTFAVGEHLIDRGDGAIVSMGATNSVRGAPYHAHSGAGKAGVHNLMQTVAAEWAQYGIRANTVAPGVIRTEGVMEVMGEAVAQQVVEEDLAADRLGTPADCVAVALFLSSPAAAYVTGSYYAVDGGQLLAPTPM, from the coding sequence ATGAGTTTCGAGCAAACGCCGCCCACGACCGAGATATTCGCCGACGACCTGCTCGAGGGAGAGACCGCCCTGGTGACTGGCGGTGGGACCGGCATCGGCAGGAAACTCGCGCTCGCGTACGCCGACCACGGGGCCGACGTAGCGATCGCCAGCCGATCGATGGAGCACCTCGACCCGGTCGCCGAAGAAATCGAGGACCGCGGAGCGGCGGCCTGTGCGACCACCGTCGACGTGCGCAACCCCGACGACGTCGAGGACATGGTCGAGACCGTCCTCGACGAACTCGGCGACTGTTCGATCCTCGTCAACAACGCGGGGGCGAACTTCCTCTGTCCCGCCGAGAACCTGTCGGCCAACGGCTGGCGCTCCGTCGTGGGGACGATCTTGGACGGCACCGCGAACTGCACCTTCGCCGTCGGCGAGCACCTGATCGATCGCGGCGACGGCGCGATCGTCTCGATGGGCGCGACGAACTCCGTCCGGGGTGCCCCCTATCACGCACACTCCGGTGCCGGAAAGGCCGGCGTCCACAACCTCATGCAGACCGTCGCCGCGGAGTGGGCGCAGTACGGGATCCGCGCGAACACGGTCGCGCCCGGCGTGATCCGGACCGAGGGCGTGATGGAGGTGATGGGCGAGGCCGTCGCCCAGCAGGTCGTCGAGGAGGATCTGGCGGCCGATCGGCTCGGGACGCCGGCCGACTGCGTCGCCGTGGCGCTGTTCCTCTCGAGTCCCGCCGCAGCGTACGTGACCGGCTCGTACTACGCGGTCGACGGCGGGCAGTTGCTCGCTCCGACGCCGATGTGA
- a CDS encoding acyl-CoA dehydrogenase family protein, with amino-acid sequence MDYTETEEQRLIRESVRDIASDYDWEYWKGRIEGKEFPEEYWADLARDGWLGVTIPEEYGGAGLGMLEMSMVIEELSRGGGQGGIIFVLTPVFGGISIQRHGTDEQKERYLPAIADGEMRFCMGLTEAGAGTNTINIDTSAERDGEEFVISGQKMWISGVENADEMLLIARTSDLDPDDPTHGVSMFLVPEPAERDGISLTPLDVEVPWFETQYQVDIDGLRVHEDRILGAEDGGLYLLWDTLNTERIAGAASAVGGGLRAIDLAVDYANERSVFGQKIGGHQAIQHPLADAYAELMCAREMTYKAASKWDHGEDAGAEANIAKLRSSEAATKAADQAVQTHGGNGFSADYEVYDIWQNSRLLKTVPITNEMVRNFLAEHTLGLPRSY; translated from the coding sequence ATGGACTATACGGAGACCGAGGAACAACGGCTGATCCGGGAGAGCGTTCGGGACATCGCCAGCGACTACGACTGGGAGTACTGGAAGGGCCGGATCGAGGGCAAGGAGTTCCCGGAGGAGTACTGGGCCGACCTCGCGCGGGACGGCTGGCTCGGGGTCACCATCCCGGAGGAGTACGGCGGGGCCGGCCTCGGGATGCTCGAGATGTCGATGGTGATCGAAGAACTCTCCCGGGGCGGCGGACAGGGCGGGATCATCTTCGTCCTCACGCCCGTCTTCGGCGGGATCAGCATCCAGCGCCACGGCACCGACGAACAGAAGGAACGGTACCTGCCGGCGATCGCCGACGGCGAGATGCGCTTCTGTATGGGACTCACGGAGGCCGGGGCCGGGACGAACACGATCAACATCGATACGTCGGCCGAACGCGACGGCGAGGAGTTCGTCATCTCCGGCCAGAAGATGTGGATCAGCGGCGTCGAGAACGCCGACGAGATGCTGTTGATCGCCCGCACCTCCGACCTCGATCCGGACGATCCGACCCACGGCGTCTCGATGTTCCTCGTCCCCGAACCCGCCGAGCGGGACGGCATCTCGCTCACCCCGCTCGACGTCGAGGTGCCGTGGTTCGAAACCCAGTACCAGGTCGACATCGACGGCCTGCGGGTCCACGAGGACCGCATCCTCGGCGCGGAAGACGGCGGCCTCTACCTCCTGTGGGACACCCTGAACACCGAGCGGATCGCCGGCGCGGCCAGCGCGGTCGGCGGCGGGCTGCGAGCGATCGACCTCGCGGTCGACTACGCGAACGAGCGATCGGTCTTCGGCCAGAAGATCGGCGGCCACCAGGCGATCCAGCACCCGTTGGCCGACGCCTACGCCGAACTCATGTGCGCCCGCGAGATGACCTACAAGGCGGCCTCGAAGTGGGACCACGGCGAAGACGCCGGTGCGGAGGCGAACATCGCCAAACTCCGATCGAGCGAAGCCGCGACGAAGGCGGCCGACCAAGCGGTCCAGACCCACGGCGGCAACGGGTTTTCGGCCGACTACGAGGTCTACGACATCTGGCAGAACTCCCGGCTGCTCAAGACCGTGCCGATCACCAACGAGATGGTCCGGAACTTCCTCGCGGAGCACACGCTCGGCCTGCCGCGATCGTACTGA
- a CDS encoding M20 family metallopeptidase, producing the protein MTGREPGASEFDPIEFLETAVQHPSNEDVGPMRAFLCETIEDHGVTSRVDDAGNVLASRGSADADTHVVLNTHIDTVSPHVPFDRDDASDRGDVIRGRGSCDAKGPLAALLSAFFAIDPSRDRVTLAVTPDEEVLSTGAHALVSGEESVTTDADAVIVGEPTDLDVCTAAKGRFQGEVHLSGASAHAAEPQSGTNAIAALESVLAAIRTFDDRADAPPAHPQLGSATLTPTVVEGGESTNQVPADCALTLDRRSVPPETAEGFREAVTAHLEAAVPDDVGVEFQFTDRPTPFLDAWETDPDAPVVDLLADAAGGAIRPFTAATEASYFAADAPTVVFGPGVLADAEGAVAHAPREYVRAADVEAAAAAIEETLAALVE; encoded by the coding sequence GTGACCGGGCGCGAACCGGGCGCGAGCGAGTTCGACCCGATCGAATTCCTCGAGACGGCCGTCCAGCACCCCTCGAACGAAGACGTCGGGCCGATGCGGGCGTTCCTGTGCGAGACGATCGAGGACCACGGCGTGACGTCGCGGGTCGACGACGCCGGGAACGTCCTCGCGAGTCGCGGGTCGGCCGACGCCGACACTCACGTCGTCCTGAACACGCACATCGACACGGTCTCGCCGCACGTCCCGTTCGACCGCGACGACGCTTCCGATCGGGGCGACGTTATCCGGGGCCGCGGCTCCTGTGACGCCAAGGGACCGCTGGCGGCGCTCCTGTCGGCCTTCTTCGCGATCGATCCGTCCCGCGATCGCGTCACGCTCGCCGTCACCCCCGACGAGGAAGTGCTCTCGACGGGTGCTCACGCGCTCGTCTCCGGCGAGGAGTCGGTGACGACGGACGCCGACGCCGTGATCGTCGGCGAACCGACCGACCTCGACGTCTGCACGGCCGCGAAAGGGCGATTTCAGGGGGAAGTTCACCTCTCGGGCGCGAGCGCCCACGCGGCCGAACCGCAGTCGGGAACGAACGCGATCGCCGCGCTCGAATCGGTCCTCGCTGCGATCCGCACGTTCGACGATCGCGCCGACGCGCCGCCGGCCCACCCGCAACTCGGGTCCGCGACGCTCACGCCGACCGTCGTCGAGGGCGGCGAGTCGACCAACCAGGTGCCCGCCGACTGCGCGCTGACGCTCGATCGGCGGAGCGTCCCGCCCGAGACGGCCGAGGGATTCCGCGAGGCGGTGACCGCGCATCTCGAGGCGGCCGTGCCCGACGACGTCGGCGTCGAGTTCCAGTTCACCGATCGGCCGACGCCGTTTCTCGACGCGTGGGAGACCGATCCCGACGCCCCGGTAGTCGACCTGCTCGCGGACGCCGCCGGCGGCGCGATCCGGCCGTTCACCGCCGCGACGGAGGCCTCGTACTTCGCGGCCGACGCCCCGACGGTCGTCTTCGGTCCGGGCGTGCTGGCCGACGCGGAAGGTGCCGTCGCCCACGCGCCGCGCGAGTACGTCCGCGCGGCCGACGTCGAGGCTGCGGCGGCGGCGATCGAGGAGACGCTCGCGGCGCTGGTCGAATAG
- a CDS encoding 3-keto-5-aminohexanoate cleavage protein, with translation MCASADFYDRQDSTKGNDPEKVVVSAALTGALTTRDQCEAIPYTPEEIAEEAAAAREAGAAVAHIHARTDDGAPTFSTETYREIYDEVRDRTDVVINFSTGAIETPLEQRLEYVQEVGPDIAALNMGSMNYAKYSESREEYVFDMVFENPFSEIRDLLAGMNEADVTPELECFDTGHIGNTRPLLREGVLDRPFHVSLIMGVLGGIPATVDNLAHQVRQLPDDCTWQVIGIGRDQWPLVSAALAMGGNVRVGLEDNFYRPTGEMAESNADLVADAVEMAEQVGRAPATPDEAREILGVDG, from the coding sequence ATGTGTGCGAGCGCCGACTTCTACGATCGACAGGACTCGACGAAGGGCAACGATCCCGAGAAAGTGGTCGTTTCGGCGGCGCTGACCGGCGCGCTGACTACCCGCGACCAGTGTGAGGCGATCCCCTACACGCCCGAGGAGATCGCCGAGGAGGCCGCCGCCGCGCGGGAGGCCGGTGCCGCAGTGGCGCACATTCACGCCCGGACCGACGACGGCGCGCCGACGTTCTCGACCGAGACCTACCGGGAAATCTACGACGAAGTGCGGGATCGCACCGACGTCGTGATCAACTTCTCAACGGGCGCGATCGAGACGCCGCTAGAGCAGCGCCTCGAGTACGTTCAGGAGGTCGGTCCCGACATCGCGGCGCTGAACATGGGGTCGATGAACTACGCGAAGTACTCCGAGTCCCGCGAGGAGTACGTCTTCGACATGGTGTTCGAGAACCCCTTCTCGGAGATTCGCGACCTGCTCGCCGGGATGAACGAGGCGGACGTGACGCCCGAACTCGAGTGTTTCGACACCGGCCACATCGGGAACACGCGGCCGCTACTACGGGAGGGAGTGCTCGATCGGCCGTTCCACGTCAGCCTGATCATGGGCGTCCTCGGGGGCATTCCGGCGACGGTCGACAACCTCGCCCACCAGGTGCGGCAACTGCCCGACGACTGCACGTGGCAGGTGATCGGCATCGGTCGGGACCAGTGGCCGCTCGTCTCGGCCGCGCTCGCGATGGGCGGCAACGTCCGGGTCGGCCTCGAGGACAACTTCTACCGGCCGACCGGCGAGATGGCCGAGAGCAACGCGGACCTGGTCGCGGACGCGGTCGAGATGGCCGAGCAGGTGGGCCGCGCCCCCGCCACACCCGACGAGGCCCGCGAGATCCTGGGGGTGGACGGATGA
- a CDS encoding bifunctional metallophosphatase/5'-nucleotidase, whose translation MQIESIGRLGISPDHGRETASDYFTGQCIERIQIDRIPMPPRLLHYSDVENAYDDPERIGRLARLLRQRRDETTLVCGTGDTTAPGVLAMETDGKHARRFFERVGPDVSTFGNHEFDHGLESLRELVADTPQQWVTANLRTGTRPLAADRGVRRIAAVSIGGERLGFVGVSDPQSIRAHPAADGVTVDDPIAAVADAVAALDGRDVDSIVVLSHAGELDDEIARLDGVDVVLGGHTHDVRADVVAGTPIVHPGERAALVGEVRFTGGTPDVVLHRVPEVPVATDVEAEYRGLFAECGLTDTVATIDASLSRDPAACFPESRIGNVVADAYRWAADADVAVYNARMLRAGPPLAGDVTVGDLRSLTPFDNEIHTAGLTGAELLDLFENLVVPDAVDAHLEVFAHVSGASLAWRRTATDLGLASATVAGSPPDPDAVYEVAAPTFAFENELFAPLSRDRIEATHGHQHHVLAEYVRRHGFPDGCDGRMEAVSDTAPESVHSLR comes from the coding sequence ATGCAAATCGAATCGATCGGCCGACTCGGTATCTCGCCCGATCACGGTCGCGAAACCGCCAGTGATTACTTCACTGGCCAGTGTATCGAACGAATACAGATCGATCGGATTCCCATGCCGCCCCGACTGCTCCACTACTCCGACGTCGAGAACGCGTACGACGATCCCGAACGGATCGGACGGTTGGCGAGGCTCCTTCGTCAGCGCCGCGACGAGACGACGCTGGTCTGCGGAACTGGCGACACGACTGCTCCGGGCGTCCTCGCGATGGAGACCGACGGGAAACACGCGCGTCGATTTTTCGAGAGAGTCGGTCCCGACGTCTCGACGTTCGGGAACCACGAGTTCGACCACGGCCTCGAGTCGCTCCGCGAACTCGTGGCAGACACGCCCCAGCAGTGGGTGACGGCAAACCTGCGGACGGGGACCCGACCGCTCGCAGCCGACCGCGGCGTCCGACGGATCGCGGCGGTGTCGATCGGGGGCGAGCGTCTCGGTTTCGTCGGCGTCAGCGACCCGCAGTCGATCCGGGCACATCCCGCCGCCGACGGCGTCACCGTCGACGATCCGATCGCGGCGGTCGCCGACGCCGTCGCCGCTCTCGACGGGCGCGACGTGGACTCGATCGTCGTCCTCTCGCACGCGGGCGAACTGGACGACGAGATCGCCCGACTCGACGGCGTCGACGTCGTCCTCGGCGGCCACACCCACGACGTCCGCGCGGACGTCGTGGCGGGGACCCCGATCGTCCACCCCGGCGAGCGGGCGGCGCTGGTCGGCGAGGTTCGGTTCACGGGCGGGACCCCGGACGTCGTCCTGCACCGGGTGCCGGAGGTGCCGGTCGCGACGGACGTCGAAGCCGAGTATCGAGGCCTGTTCGCCGAGTGCGGCCTCACGGACACGGTCGCGACGATCGACGCGTCCCTGTCCCGGGACCCCGCGGCGTGTTTCCCCGAGAGTCGGATCGGAAACGTCGTCGCCGACGCCTACCGCTGGGCGGCCGACGCGGACGTCGCGGTGTACAACGCCAGGATGCTCCGCGCCGGGCCGCCGCTCGCCGGCGACGTGACCGTCGGCGACCTTCGATCGCTGACGCCGTTCGACAACGAGATCCACACCGCAGGGCTGACCGGCGCGGAACTCCTGGATCTGTTCGAGAATCTCGTGGTTCCGGACGCCGTCGACGCCCACCTCGAAGTGTTCGCCCACGTCAGCGGCGCGAGTCTCGCGTGGCGGCGCACGGCCACCGATCTCGGACTCGCGTCGGCGACGGTGGCTGGTTCGCCGCCCGATCCCGACGCCGTCTACGAGGTCGCAGCACCGACGTTCGCGTTCGAAAACGAGCTGTTCGCGCCGCTTTCACGGGACCGGATCGAGGCGACCCACGGCCACCAACACCACGTTCTCGCCGAGTACGTCCGCCGGCACGGATTCCCGGACGGATGCGACGGCCGAATGGAAGCGGTCAGCGATACCGCACCGGAGTCGGTACACTCGCTCCGGTGA
- a CDS encoding acyl-CoA carboxylase subunit beta — MKITVDAAPDEETARAIASALAAHLDRRVELVVDGTEDPVATAGDGDGGWDDAVITERERGLREEIEEILSGGPKRGHEKIEQLGKLFVRDRLDLLFDEIEYEDGTFARNDADGELPADGMITGVGKIHGRTVFFAANDYTVKAGSLGQMGVEKEIRLAERAAEAGAPILRLIDSTGARLNLDDREPGDTHMDRYRGGRMFYNQCIHSGQVPQIGVLYGPDIAGSAYTPVFCDYLVMVEEISGMAIASPRVVEAVTGERTTMGELGGPQVHATQSGSADLVVGDERAAADAVRDLLTYLPQRHDAPLPTRDPDTPAANPKGLDAVVPEAPNEAYDVQDVIDRLVDADSWFELKPRFAPELVTGFGRIEGRPVGIVANQPAAKSGAIFPDSAEKGAGFVWTCDAFGIPLVYLCDTPGFMVGSQVEREGVLQKGRKFIYATSNAQVPKLCVITRKAYGAGIYAMAGPSFDPDATLALPSAEIAVMGPEAAVNALFAEQLEEMDPESQQAFKASMREEYDKHIDVRAQAAKMQVDELLPAGDLRDQLAARLRALRNKRRTERDRYHGTVLF; from the coding sequence ATGAAGATCACCGTCGACGCGGCGCCCGACGAAGAGACGGCCCGGGCGATCGCGAGCGCCCTCGCCGCCCACCTCGATCGGCGCGTCGAACTCGTCGTCGACGGGACCGAGGATCCCGTCGCGACTGCCGGCGACGGCGACGGCGGCTGGGACGACGCGGTGATCACCGAGCGCGAACGAGGGCTTCGCGAGGAGATCGAGGAGATCCTCTCCGGGGGTCCGAAACGAGGTCACGAGAAGATCGAGCAACTGGGAAAACTGTTCGTCCGCGATCGGCTGGACCTGCTCTTCGACGAGATCGAGTACGAGGACGGCACGTTCGCACGCAACGACGCGGACGGTGAACTCCCCGCGGACGGGATGATCACCGGCGTCGGGAAAATACACGGCCGGACCGTCTTCTTCGCAGCCAACGATTACACCGTCAAGGCGGGCTCGCTCGGCCAGATGGGTGTTGAGAAGGAGATTCGCCTCGCCGAGCGCGCGGCCGAGGCCGGCGCGCCGATCCTCCGGCTGATCGACTCCACCGGGGCGCGCCTGAACCTGGACGATCGGGAACCCGGCGACACCCACATGGACCGCTACCGCGGCGGCCGGATGTTCTACAACCAGTGCATTCACTCCGGGCAGGTGCCCCAGATCGGCGTCCTCTACGGCCCCGACATCGCGGGCTCGGCGTACACGCCGGTGTTCTGTGACTACCTCGTCATGGTCGAGGAGATCAGCGGGATGGCGATCGCCAGCCCGCGCGTCGTCGAGGCCGTGACGGGCGAGCGGACGACGATGGGGGAACTGGGCGGTCCCCAGGTCCACGCGACCCAGTCCGGCAGTGCCGACCTCGTCGTCGGCGACGAGCGCGCGGCCGCCGACGCCGTCCGGGACCTCCTGACGTACCTCCCGCAGCGCCACGACGCGCCCCTTCCCACTCGCGACCCCGACACCCCCGCGGCGAACCCGAAGGGGCTCGACGCCGTCGTCCCCGAGGCCCCGAACGAGGCCTACGACGTGCAGGACGTGATCGATCGGCTGGTCGACGCCGACTCGTGGTTCGAACTCAAACCGCGGTTCGCACCCGAACTCGTGACCGGGTTCGGCCGCATCGAGGGCCGACCCGTCGGCATCGTGGCGAACCAGCCCGCCGCGAAAAGCGGGGCGATCTTCCCCGATTCCGCCGAGAAGGGTGCCGGCTTCGTCTGGACCTGTGACGCGTTCGGCATCCCGCTGGTCTACCTCTGTGACACGCCGGGGTTCATGGTCGGCTCGCAGGTCGAACGCGAGGGCGTCCTCCAGAAGGGCCGGAAGTTCATCTACGCGACCTCGAACGCCCAGGTGCCGAAACTGTGCGTGATCACCCGCAAGGCCTACGGTGCCGGCATCTACGCGATGGCCGGCCCCTCGTTCGATCCCGACGCGACGCTCGCGCTTCCCAGCGCGGAGATCGCCGTGATGGGACCCGAAGCCGCCGTCAACGCGCTGTTCGCGGAACAGCTCGAAGAGATGGATCCGGAGTCACAGCAGGCTTTCAAAGCGAGCATGCGCGAGGAGTACGACAAGCACATCGACGTTCGCGCGCAGGCGGCGAAGATGCAGGTCGACGAACTGCTCCCCGCGGGCGACCTGCGGGACCAGCTCGCCGCCCGGCTGCGCGCGCTACGGAACAAGCGCCGGACGGAGCGCGATCGGTACCACGGGACGGTGCTGTTCTGA